The genome window aaacgTTGGTCCGGTCCCacatctattacacaaaaaatcaagtcaaacacgtattctaatacagtcacatcaacaaaacactttcaatacaaccacatcaacaaaacacaaatttctatacaatttatcttcccacccaacatggaggccaacaacattccattccttcatattattcacaacaaaactacaccaaaacaccaaataccaatacatccacatcagcaaaacacttatcccaatacaatcacataagcaaaacacattttataatataaccatatcagcaaaagacaacatttttattgacccaataacactttaccattgcaagtgcccttaaGCCTTCTCTTCTCTTGGAGAGAATCCTTTTCACGTATTAATTAGCTAGGGGCTGGGTTGACTTTTCCTTGGAATAAATAATCACTTGTAACGAATTTGGTCCACAAAAATATAAATCCTTTTCAATTGGGTCCATTAATGTCAACTAATTTTAGTAACAACTCTTGTTTGCATTGCACCTCCAAGAATTTTCACAGCAAAAGATGCATTGTCCATGGCTTTTCTCACTTTCTCATAGTTTCCTTGACATGGGTTTAGTTTAATTTAATAGTTTAGGTACTAACACTCAAATCaattccatttatttatttttaaaattcttaaaaaaagaCCAATTGGACCCATTAATGtcaaaaattaagaatatcTTATTCGAATAATCTTTAAccgaatcaaatcaaaattttgaaatggtACCCAATAGAGAGATAGGTCATTTACAAAATTAGTTTGTTTTTAATAGATTGTGGAGAATGGAACCCAACCTTACATCTCATTCAAGTTGCAATTATAAGGACCATGTCCAACTCTTGTTAAGTAATGAATATTAGTTTTAAGGAACTTCCCAATTTCATACTAATACATTTTACTACGAGTGGCTTACAACAGGTCTGTTGTGGTAGTGTTTTAACatcaattttcttaaaaaaatattattaaattcgTTAAACcgaatactacatatttataattttttaacaaaTCTTTGGACCCCGTAAGGGGCTACATTGAGATCTAGCAAAACGTACAAATGTCGATGAAGTTTGAATTTCACGTAAATTTGAGAATTTCGGCTGTTTATGAATTCGACCAAGCATAAAGTgctgaaattaattaattaatttaatcttaacCTAAGACTACACACCTAATTAACAACATTTAGCAGCCTGTATTTCTTGTTACCCATAATAGGGCAGCAGTTCCCTTTTTTACCCCTAATTATAAAAGAAGGCTTGCCAAAAATTAAGGGGTATTTTTGTCAATAGAAAGAAATCCAACACAACATAAGAACTTGAATTTCCATCGTCTACAGggataaaaacaaaatttcacaaataataaataatacgAAAATCAAGATATTTCGGATTTGTGAGAAAAAAGCGAGCCAAAAACTCATATAAATATAAACCGTAACATggaataaaaccctaaaaatttcttttttaacttttttgttttttcaaaagCAATACGAAAATGGAGGGACGGGAATAGAATTAGAATTTACACAACCAACGCACCCAAATCGTCGTAATCTTCATCATGGAAAACCAAAACGAAAACCAAACATGGAATACCTGGGAGGAGCTGTTGCTGGCCTGCGCCGTCAAGCGCCACGGTTACATGGACTGGGACTCCGTCTCGATGGAGATTCAGACCCGGAGCTCTCTCCCGAATATCCTCACCACCGCTAACCACTGTAAACTCAAGTACCATGACCTTAAACGACGCTTCACGACACCGCCGGCCAAGTCGGATGATGAACTGGTGGCGGAAGGGGAAAAGGTTGACGACGTCCCCTGGCTCGAAGAGCTGAGGAAGCTCCGCGTTGCCGAGCTGAAACAAGAGGTCCAACGATACGATGTTTCCATCTTGTAAATCTCctcgtgatttttttttttggatttttgaattgattgtttttgtttaaatatATTGGATCTGACCGGGGAGTTTGATCTGTGATTCTAGGTCTTTGCAGTCGAAAGTGAAGAGACTGGAGGAAGAGCGAGAACGAGAGCAGGGATTTCGAGAAGAGAACGGAAACATACGAGAGAAACCAGATCTGGAAGAAGAGAGATCAGAAAACGACAAAAGAGACGACGATAAAGGTGGAGAGCGAGAGGAGATGCCGGTGAGAGTCGAGAACCGGAAGTTGATTCCCGGAGAGGACTCCGACCGGGAAAACCGGTCTGTTAACGGATCCAACTCAACCTGTTCGAACCGGAAAGCAATTCAAAAGGAAATGGTCAAGTCCGAACCAGATCCGGTTCGGACCAGTCATGTGGAGCCTCAGCCGGTTATGAGCGGTTCGAACTCGAAACCGGAGGGAGAAGATGACTCGGTAACGCAGTTCAGCAGTGACGTACAGAGCTCGGCGAGTTTAGGAAGCAAGAGGAAGCGGAAGGTGAGGAAGAGAAGGAGCGTTTCCGGTGATAGCGTCAAACCAGTGCCTGTAAAATCAGAACCGTTGATTCAGGTTTTGGATTTGATCAGATCATCTCAACATGGTTCACTGTTTGAGCGCCGCCTCGAAAGCCAGGTACAATTCTctgttcttttttccttttcttttcgggtaaaacaatttttttaaaaaaatttaaattttttgtcggaaaaaaagaaagaatttaactttttattaattgatttttctttattaattctCATTTTTTTAGACTTAGCAAGCAAATGCCATATTGCCATGTGTATCTATCATAACCGTCCGATTAGATCCCACCGTTGTTTAAAAAAGAGATTTAAATGAAATATACTACTCTTTGTAGCGTCAGATCTCgttgttttcttgtttggtaGGCCTAAACGTGTGTTAAATTGATTTCCGTCTTATGTAATTCTCTATTTGGCCAAACACACACGAGAGGGGTATAAAAGacaaataattatttaaatgtggaaaaaattgaataaaaactatttttaaaaaaatttaaattacgaaaattaaagaaagattTTATTAACGAGACAGCTAGGCTAATGGTACGTGTTCGTCGTGTGGCGGTTTTGGTCAAAATATTCAGTCTTTGAAAGAATAAAGTTTTGGGTTATAACTTATTtaaggattaaagaaaaatgttttgttggttttttaACGTGGAACCCACACCCCACAGCTAACTGAGAAAATGACTGGTACATGAAAGACCCGCGATCCCTATGGACAAGTTGAGACCTTGGTCAAGGTTCAATGCGGGAAGATAACGTATTCGCACACGTTGGGCTGAGTAAGATGCAATTTGCGAGAATGAAAACACCTATGGGAGTTGAACTTACGATCCTCTGTTTGTACTAAGGATTACCGCGGTCAAATTCGTCAAATCAGCCAACGAGCTGTTGTTTTCCACTAATGCTATTTACATATCCCTCATTTTGCGAGAATGAAAACACCCATGGGAGTTGAACTTACGATCATTTGTTTGTACTAAGAATTATTGTGGTCAAATTCGTCAAATCAGCCAACGAGCTGTTGTTTTCCAGTAATGCTATTTACATATCCCTCATTTaaagggaaagaaaatttgAGATTCTTGGTGGAGCATTAAATAGATGGATAGGCTACAAAAAAGGTTATTTATCAATTAGATCTGATACCGTGTACTGTCTGTCATATATATCCGTTTTCATCATTTGACCATCTTATATAAAGTCAAATgttctatgttttcttttttaattaaaggGTTATTTGGTTGTGCAAAATAAGATACAATGGAAGTCTTTTGTGAATTGGTggattgttttcttttaaagCAAATTACTAATCATGTACTTTTTCTGTTTGATTTGCATGAATTAAGAGACACTGATgcaatacatacatatatatttatatatatctaaaTATGCAGGAAACAGAGGATTACAAAAACCTCATTAAGCAGCATATGGATCTGGGAATAATACAAGAAAGACTGGACCAAGGCTCTTACAAATCTTGCTCCCTTTCATTCTACAGAGACCTTTTACTTCTCTTCCACAATGCCATTGTTTTCTTCCCCAAATCCTCCCAAGAATGGCTTGTCGCTTGCGAACTGCTCACCCTTGTTTCAgctgaaataaaaaaagaaacccaGAAATCTGATTCTACGCAGAAAACAGCCAGTGTTCCCACCCAACCAAAACATGAACTCGAGAAGTCCGATTCATTGCTTGCCAGACAAAAATCTTCAGCTCCCATTGTAGTTTGTCGCAAACGTAGCTCAATCTCATCCAAGTCTTCTCTCTCATCTAGCTTTGCTAAGAAGGTTGATCCACTGGAAAGCCGAGATGACAATGAGGACGACGACAACAAAAAACCAGCTCCCAAGACGAAGCCAATTGTTCTTGAACAACAAAGTTTGCTGGACATCAAGCCAGATTCCAAGCCTAAAACTGGTACAAGAAGCACTAGAAGAGGCAGCAAGCTCCTCAGCGCCAGCAGTGCCACTCCAAACAAGAAGCAAAGCACAATACTCACAGGTTCCAAAGCAGCTTCAAACGACAAGGTGGAAACTGTTAAAAGTGATAAGAAGAAAGCTGAGGCATTGgcattggagaagaagaaaggcGCAGCAGATTTCTTGAAGAGGATTAAGAAGAATTATCCGCAGGAAACGTCAAAGAAAAGTAGCAGTAAAGGAGGTAATAAAAAAAGCAGTGGTGGTGAGCAGAAGAACAATAGTGGCAAGAAAGACAAAGGGAAGGACAGGATGAGCAGCGATAGAAAACAAACGAAGGACGAAGGCAGTCTATCAAAGAGGAGCGTTGGGAGGCCACCGAAGAAAACAGTGGAGGCGTCTACAGTAACCGGGAGACGCAGGAGGGAAAGTGATGGAAATGGGGTGAAGGAAATGAAGCGACCTACAAAAAGATCCAGGAGGTGATGAAATACCTCTCCTTGTGTAAATTATTTTAGCGGGGAGATCACTAgtgatttattttttctaatagACCTTTTGGTTTGGTCTATTATTAAAGATCTCTAGGCTTGCCACTAGGGCAAGTCTTAATCTATCTTTTGTAAGAGTACTGTTGTATCAATATCATCCTCTTCTAGATTCTTTTTAGAACAGCAGTCATTCCACATTAGAAGGGTAGCAGTCAGTTGTGCTACAATTCCTGTAGCATTTCTCCAATGTATATAATATGCTCAACACACATACTGACTTCATAACCAGGCCTGGTTTGGGCTTGTAATAGAATAATATGATTGTGCAGGTTTTGTATGTGCGTGTGTATATAGTCCATGGGGTtcaagaggaaaaaagaacaaaggaCAAAAAATAACACAGAGAGAGATAACCACGCATATGTGCTAAGAGGTTTAAGCAATTAACCTCACTATCTGaatcaatgatttttttttgttagacaGGATTTATACACGAACATATTAATCTCTAAATAAATCGCTAATTAGATAATGTTACAAAAGCATTGGCCTTTCTCCTTTCTTTAACCCCTAGAAAGCATTAGCATTTCACTAGTGAATATTCAGACGTtaacaaagaaatcaaatgaCTACAACAATTTCCTTCCTACAGTTAGAACTAATTTACAAACCCAAACCCAGAGTCATCCCATGTTAGGGGGATGCGTATGGCGGCAGCAGACTTGACGGTGACTTCAAAATCAAGAACCCACTGATGGCTCAAGAGAATCTCCCACCATTAACCTCATGGACATGCCAAAAATTGCAATCTAAAACCACTTTAGCATCAAAAGTATGTTAAGTTATGCTGCATACTATCAGAAACTGTTTCTGTCATCATTAACCCATGGAATGCTCGCTCGAGTATTGACGACCACCCTCATCTGTTTGAAAGCAAAGGAAAAGCTGGCAATGCTTAGATGGGATCAATTCAGGTAAAATCATTACAAATTTAACTTCAGGACCAGGATTGAGTAACAACAaggcaaaattttattttgctgATCTCAAGATTCTCAACCAATTATCTAGTGCAAGTAGAGTACATAGATACGCACTAGCATTGAGCGGTAGTTTCAAAGTTTTGGTTTGGCTAGAACAACATTAGCaagtccaaagaaaaaaaaaatgcagatgACACATTAAGCAACacactattttaaaaaaatccaaacagTTATTTGTTGGGTGAATACTTGGAAAGCTCAAAAGCAATTGGTTAAGAAACAAGCAGAGGATAACATTGACAGTGGCAAACTTGTTTGCATTGCTAAGTAAATTCGACAAGGATGCTTTTACATTATTTATTCCTAATGATTATTTTGACAAGTATAAAATCTACCCGGGATGTGCATTGCATATGCCACTACATTCATAACATGAGTGTATTTTACTGTTCTTACTTTTTAAACTAGCTACATTTATGTCATGAATGGCCAAAACAAAGAAAGTGGACTGGTAACATATTCGAAAGTTGCTTAAACAGCTCATGGTAAACAGAACCCCATCTAAATattagaagagaaagaagaaacacTCTGGCACATGAGAAAAAAATGGTAAGGAAACATACCACTTTCACCATCAGATAGATCTGTAAGCCTTGAAATTGCATCAATAAGTGCTTGCTCATGCTCCTATTTTGTAAAATAACTTATTCAGTTGTGCAGAATTtcgagaaagaaagaaatactgagataagaaaaaggaaatgTTAGCATGGTTACTCTTATGACCTTCAGCACTTTCTTCGCTTTCTCAACCTCGAGAGTATCAGAGGGTCTGGCACCAAATACCCTCTCCACCTGCCAAAAACAACAGCAAATGAATGTATATGTTAACCACATTCTTTTCCAGTGAATGCAAAAgagaatttattacaggagAGTTACAAGGAGAGAGGCTGATAACCTCAAGAAAAATGCATTACCACAATATAAACAGCATTTCTAGTTGCTGATCTGAAAATGTACACATTCGTTTACCTCCTTGATCAGAGTATCTGTGTGAAGAATTTGTATATTATCCAGTCCTTTCTTTCCGACACCGTTCGGTGATGGCAATAAATCTTTTTTGGAATGACCTTTTGGGACACCTCTACCTCTTCCTGACCCTCGAACTCCATCACGGCCCATACCTCTATTCATCCCACGACCTGGTCCCTTCCCCCATGACCTCGACGGGATATTCCAGGGTCCTCACCCACCCACTGTATATCCTCGGGAGATATCTGTGACAAGAAACAGAACACATACATCATTCAAGTAAAAGCAAAAATCAGGTGGTGTCGTCTAAGATTTTCATAGGCTATTAGGACTGGTACTCTGGTAGCATAACTTTAGAATTTTCTTATGCAACTAGAGAACTTCTGACTCTTAAACCCAGCATGACATCCTTATAGGGATTATAAAATAGAGGAAAGAAGTCACACACGCCATGCTTCATTTCCTAGGGATAATTAAACTACAGCAAAAGTTACATATCCTACACACTACAATGATTTCCTAACATTTTCCTTTGCATCAAACCTTGTATATTTGTTCTTTCAATATTGAATCTTATATCATTCTTTCACATCAAGATAACACCCAACCGATTAGCATTAAATGCAAGCAATAAACCACTATTAGAGTAGCAATAATTAGCATCGCAAGCATTGAGAACTCAAATATCATCAATATGCTGGTGGCACAAAACTACGCCTGTATCACATGACCAAGACTGTCGCTTGTTCATTGTCGTCATTCTTCCATTAATCAGTATTAGAAGTTTTAtcataagaaacaaaaagaagtaGGAATTTTCAATAACTATACAGATGATTAGAAAGTAATATAACTGCTGCAAATCTTTCATTTTGCCATACAAGCTATATCAATCATTGCTATATCAATCATTCAAACTCCGCAACAGTAACTAATAAACCTAAAATGGGATTATCAGAATGTAATTGTATGACCTCTTCAAACCCAGcactcaaaagaaaaaattatagaagCGTCAACTGTAATGTGAGTGAAAAAACATAACTATGTGAATAGATGGAACCGCAACAGATGCATCCTTTAAATTTTAGTAAGCACATCCACACTGCTTCTTAAATATCTCTTAACAAAATCATATCCCACTAAAAATAGTCCAAAAAAATGGTTCAGGAGCAATTAAATAGCAGCTCCAAAGCATTATTTGTTGACAAGAATAAGTAACACTTTTAAGTCATGGAAACAAGACACCAAATATACCTCTGAGAGATTAACCCATTCCCATGTCTCCTTTTGAGTATGCATATCATAGACCAGAGCATGCCATCCCTAAAAAAGACGGAAAGAGTGAAATGTTGGTTCTTTAACCATGGAAAATGGAAAAAGATATCAGACTTCTATCAAAAACCACAAGTACCTCGACTGGATTGTAGTCGGTTATAACAGCTTCATAAAAGTTATTGTCATCAGGCCAACGAGTTTTCACTTTCCTGCCAATCAATGGGTCAAAAAAAGTTCCTTCAGGAGCAGCTCCTGCAGATAGCAGATTAACTTGACCCCTTCCACTTGGACCAGAGGGAGGAAAAGTAATAGACTTCGAAGATACACCAGGAATACCCTGTGAAATCGAGTAGAACAGTAAGAATTAATGTAGTACATATGATTAATGCACTTGCATCATGTTCtataaaagatttataagcctTTGCTCACTGGTTTTTGCTTCTTTCCCTTTGAACCAGTGATATATCCTCGCTTAGCAGCTAATGGAGATGGTTGATGAGAAACAGCAACAGCTTGTGCATGAAACACTGGAGATGGTCCACCAAGCGATTGTGATTGAACTGACTGTGctaacttttgtttcttgtgagATGCAGAGACTGTTGGACTAGGCATTGAATCATGAACTGCTTGACCAGTACCAAGCACGCCAGGTTGATGCACGCAGGCTTGTCTCCACTCCCTGATGGTATTACCGATTATAGACCAATTACAAGATAAAATAGACCAAAACATCAGAAATTCAGACAAACAAATGTTATCAGACCTTATCCTTCGTATAGTGTTATCGGCATTTACTCGGGCCAGAAGCTCTCTGTGCTCCTCATTCGATAATCTCAATTCTTTTCGAAGTTCAGTTATCAAACTTTCCTTCTCCTGAAGATAAGATAGTCATGTAGCATCATTTAAACCTGATCAAACAAATTTGAAGAGATTAGATCTGTGAAGTTCATAAGACAAAAAAGTACCCAAGTAATGGCATCAGCTTGAGCTTTAAAGGCTCTGAGAACAGAACTGTATGCTTCTTGCTCAAGTTGGTGGATTTGGATCTCCATATCAGTTTCACCATAATCCTAGGGTAAGTCTCAGAACCTGCGATAGACCTTCCATTACCCACTATTCGCCCACCTCTAGATTTTATGTTCTGATGTGATGGAGGAAGATCATCATCTATCCCTGCAATGATTTCAAAGAGAATGATTACAGAAATGAAAACCGCAAGTCAAACACCGTTTACAACAACATACAGCAAAGAACAAGAAGCATTTCTGGTTGTTTCAGGGGAACAAACAAAAGCGTAGAACTCAGTTATTGTGCAAAGTTTAGCAAGAATGCTTCTAGCCGTAGGAGACACCGTATGTAAACAACCCATGAGGCTGTTACATGCTATCTCTAGAACCCTAGCATATACAAGTTTCCCAATAGGTAAACTGCTGTACCAGTTTGCACGATTTTCTTATCTCTATACGAAGTCAATACCATCGATGTCTCATCAAACTGCTGCTTGAGTGTGCAGATGAATGTCAAAAGTAAGAACAATTCCTATCTTCCATTAGAGATTAATTGCCACATGTTACCAAACAAGTTCTCATTGAGAGTTACAGAAGTTATAGTTATCTAGCCATGTTTTCTAATGACCATACTTGCAGGCTCATGCCACAAACGAGAGTTTACTGCAACCAAATATATTCCACAATTTGCAGTTAAAACCtccaaaattttgagatttttAAAAATCAGAAGACTAACCACCACAGAAGTCCCAAGATATCTTCTACAAACCAAACCACAATAAACAGGAATTCCAGTCTACTTTAGAAAATTACAGCTTAAAACCCTCATCTTCGCCTCTTAGTATCTGAAACCCGAGTCACTGACTCTACTTTCAATTCCCCCAAAAGAAATTAGACAAATTTCAACAAACCCCACCAACAACCCagtttaaaaaaagagaaaaaagagaaaaaaaaaaaactaacccaACTTGATCCAGAAACGCAAAAAAGATTCAGTCTTTTTGGGGGTGAACTCACCGCTACTGTCGTAGGGCTCGCAGTTCATAGCCAGCGTGTACTAAACAAAATCCCAGTGGACAACAAGAACGAAAACCACAAGAGCCCCTAAACTCGATGGCAACCGAGAGATTCAACACAGAGATCAGTCCCAAAAGGGATATTTTGATGCGATTCGAGAATCAGCACATATCCTGGTATTTCAACTTGAGCTATCAAAACAGAATTGATCCATCTCAGAGCTGGAAGCGAGTTGGGTTGGTGTTATGAATCTGAATTAGGTAATGAACCACATTACCTAATCCTACTTGGTTTAGGATCATCAATTAATGTTTAACAGTGGGAATTGCAGGGCAGAGAAGGCAAAGCTGCAAAGGAACATATTgatggagggaaaaaaaaaccaactagcttcaattttatttttatttttatttttgctaaaattaaaaataaaaataaaaataaaaagacggACTCCAATTTTTATTAAAGCGTTTTGGTcctaaatttatattattgctTTTGAGTTCCGTCCCCTTATTGGTAGTGGGCTTTATGGGAGGCCCAATATGGAACCTCCTGAGTGGTTGTCATGCTTCTGTCCACAATTTATAACGTTTAGGACAGTTTAGTCCTGCAATGCCAAGTTTGGTAAAGATCCCTTGCTTCCTATTATGTATACCAGCAGCAATTATCCTTCCTCATAACACAAACCATATATTAAAACAGGGAAGAAAGATACAATTGTGGATGGATGGCTGGTCCATATTGTCTATTGCTTCAGTGGATTTACAGGAATAGATGGAGAGaaaaaatccaaaatcaaaacaccaagttattttaACTCTCCTCATCAGTTCAAGCAGGAGCACCAAGTAATTAATTATGAGTCTCACCAGAATCCTCCTCACCTCCCGGAAAGCGTTAGAAACCAGCCCATCCAGCAGGTTGAGCAGTTGACTGGCTCTCCGCAATCTTGGGCTCACCAATGCCTTGAGAAGTATTTTGTTCGCTACTAGGTCTCAATCCCTGGGAGCTGGCTGGGGGGTTAGCAGCAAAATAGTCAGTTCCAAAACCCCATGTATCAACATTTGCAGTTACTTGAGCATCCTGCTTATTAGGTTGACCATTTCTGGTCCTGACAGAATGAGGAGATTTGTCCTGGGAAAAAGGTTGCTGCAATGGTTTTGGTCCTTTTGGATCATCAGCAAAAGCTTGCCACGGCACAGGATTAGGAGTATTCCATCCATCACTCTCCCTCTGTTGTCAATAAAGCATATACTGTCATTATCAATGAATAATATGTTCGTGTGTGATCCGTAATGGCATTACATAGGAACAATACCTGGGGAGTTGAATATGGCCCAACTCCAGATGACGTTTGATTTCTTGAAGCTTCCTTGCTTGGTGATGGAGTTCTAGCAGCAAGAGCTTGCTTCAGCTCTTGTATCTCCTGCCTTTGAGATCGGCAAATGGCAGATAATTTGTCAAATTTGGATGTTATTTCAGCCTTCTCTGAGTTTACCTGCTTCAGCTGATCTCTCAGCCTCTCTATTTCAGCCTCcaatgtttcttcatttcctgGCCTGTTACTACTCATCACAGGATTGACATTACTAGCATCAAATTCAGAGACAAATGTGTTAAAAGCCTCATCTTGAAAAACAGCAGCCCCATCGCTCTTCGATGATCTTGGCTTCTCAGTACCATGCTCTGTGTCTTTCTGGAAAAATGTTATTTCAGAGTCCTTTGAAGGACCATCCACACGCTTGTGGGATTTACCATGCGAATTTCTCCGTGCAGCATGAAAGTGTGCATCATCATCTCTCGCATGGCTAGTGTTCTTAGGTAAAGGATGATTTTCTGGTCGGCTTCTATCATGTTTTAATGTATTATGGCTAAGTGGTTCTTCATCAAATTTAGGCTTGCTCATGTCTTCAGAAACAAGAGAATCTTTTGCATGCTGAGTGGACCAAAAAGCACCAAAACCACTGCCACTCCCTATCCCAGAAGATGTAGTTCTGGTCGATTCTCCAGATGATGGCGGGGGTGGTGGGCTTCTGTGAGGCATGGGAGGCAACCTATCAGCAGGCTTGGAAATACCTGTTGAATCAAATTGCCTCAAAGCATCAACGGCTCTTCAATTAAAAGCAATAGTAAAACCCAAGCATATCAACAATTGTTAAATTTACTTCATTTACAATATTGATCTTTTTTCAAACTCAAAATTCAAACAGGTTGTAATTGGATCTTGGAAGTAAAAAACTAATGATTTATTCaggaaattaataaataattatatatgcatGCCAATGGTTGTAGCATGTACAGAGATATGATTATGTTCTCACCTTCATGGATGCCAGCAGACTTCATTTCAGGAGGCCTATCAGGTAATGACTTTTGCATATTAGCAGGTAATTGTTCATTGACACGAAACCACACCTGTCAACATGGGAGGAAGATCCCAGCATCAGTAAGCAGACGTTAGATTCTC of Tripterygium wilfordii isolate XIE 37 chromosome 13, ASM1340144v1, whole genome shotgun sequence contains these proteins:
- the LOC120013281 gene encoding bromodomain and WD repeat-containing protein 1-like is translated as MENQNENQTWNTWEELLLACAVKRHGYMDWDSVSMEIQTRSSLPNILTTANHCKLKYHDLKRRFTTPPAKSDDELVAEGEKVDDVPWLEELRKLRVAELKQEVQRYDVSILSLQSKVKRLEEEREREQGFREENGNIREKPDLEEERSENDKRDDDKGGEREEMPVRVENRKLIPGEDSDRENRSVNGSNSTCSNRKAIQKEMVKSEPDPVRTSHVEPQPVMSGSNSKPEGEDDSVTQFSSDVQSSASLGSKRKRKVRKRRSVSGDSVKPVPVKSEPLIQVLDLIRSSQHGSLFERRLESQETEDYKNLIKQHMDLGIIQERLDQGSYKSCSLSFYRDLLLLFHNAIVFFPKSSQEWLVACELLTLVSAEIKKETQKSDSTQKTASVPTQPKHELEKSDSLLARQKSSAPIVVCRKRSSISSKSSLSSSFAKKVDPLESRDDNEDDDNKKPAPKTKPIVLEQQSLLDIKPDSKPKTGTRSTRRGSKLLSASSATPNKKQSTILTGSKAASNDKVETVKSDKKKAEALALEKKKGAADFLKRIKKNYPQETSKKSSSKGGNKKSSGGEQKNNSGKKDKGKDRMSSDRKQTKDEGSLSKRSVGRPPKKTVEASTVTGRRRRESDGNGVKEMKRPTKRSRR
- the LOC120013361 gene encoding AP2-associated protein kinase 1-like → MWRFKPFMHKEPTGLEGRSIDVGDLKIHVQKAFAEGGFSCVYFARDAVHPSKQYALKHMVCNDEESLELVMKEISVMKSLKGHPNIVTLHAHSIFDMGRTKEALLVMEFCEKSLVHVLLSRGSGYFEEKQVLSIFRDVCNAVFAMHCQSPPIAHRDLKVENILLGHDELWKLCDFGSTSTNHKIFEKPEEMGIEEDNIRKHTTPAYRAPEMWDLFRRDLINEKVDIWALGCLLFRICYFKNAFDGESKLQILNGNYRIPELPKYSLAITGLIRDMLQDSPHDRPDITQVWFRVNEQLPANMQKSLPDRPPEMKSAGIHEGISKPADRLPPMPHRSPPPPPSSGESTRTTSSGIGSGSGFGAFWSTQHAKDSLVSEDMSKPKFDEEPLSHNTLKHDRSRPENHPLPKNTSHARDDDAHFHAARRNSHGKSHKRVDGPSKDSEITFFQKDTEHGTEKPRSSKSDGAAVFQDEAFNTFVSEFDASNVNPVMSSNRPGNEETLEAEIERLRDQLKQVNSEKAEITSKFDKLSAICRSQRQEIQELKQALAARTPSPSKEASRNQTSSGVGPYSTPQRESDGWNTPNPVPWQAFADDPKGPKPLQQPFSQDKSPHSVRTRNGQPNKQDAQVTANVDTWGFGTDYFAANPPASSQGLRPSSEQNTSQGIGEPKIAESQSTAQPAGWAGF